A single Micromonospora sp. CCTCC AA 2012012 DNA region contains:
- the smpB gene encoding SsrA-binding protein SmpB yields the protein MPREKGRKVVASNKKARHDYAILDTYEAGMALTGTEVKSLRAGRASLVDAFAQERNGELYLHGMHIPEYTQGTWTNHEPRRTRKLLLNRMEIDKLIGKTREGGLTMVPLQVYFSDGWAKVEIALAKGKKSYDKRQDLAKRDADREIARVAGRRGKGMDD from the coding sequence ATGCCACGGGAGAAGGGGCGCAAGGTGGTCGCCTCCAACAAGAAGGCGCGCCACGACTACGCCATCCTCGACACGTACGAGGCGGGCATGGCGCTGACCGGCACCGAGGTCAAGTCGCTGCGGGCCGGGCGGGCGTCGCTGGTCGACGCGTTCGCCCAGGAGCGCAACGGTGAGCTCTATCTGCACGGCATGCACATCCCGGAGTACACGCAGGGCACCTGGACCAACCACGAGCCCCGGCGGACCCGGAAGCTGCTGCTCAACCGGATGGAGATCGACAAGCTGATCGGCAAGACCCGCGAGGGCGGCCTGACCATGGTGCCGTTGCAGGTCTACTTCTCGGACGGTTGGGCCAAGGTGGAGATCGCCCTGGCCAAGGGCAAAAAGTCGTACGACAAGCGCCAGGACCTGGCCAAGCGGGACGCGGACCGGGAGATCGCCCGGGTCGCCGGCCGGCGCGGCAAGGGCATGGACGACTGA
- the ftsX gene encoding permease-like cell division protein FtsX, producing MRVKYVLSEVLVGLWRNVTMTIAMIITMAVSLFMLGGSGLLYQKVDDMKDLYYKNIEVSVFLKTDVSDADRQALQTKLESDPLVKHVDYVDKQEAYKRFQEMFQDAPDLISAVKADSLPPSLRLKLNNPEQYKDIFNQYKGEAGVDEIVDQSRLLDKVFGVLTGIQTFALALAIFMAVAALLLVANTIQVAAYSKRREVAVMKLVGASNWFIQAPFVLEAVVAGLIGSILALVALAVGKVFAAGGSLSALEGLITPISWSDIFLMFPLMAGVGAVVSAATAWITLRFYLRV from the coding sequence ATGCGCGTGAAATACGTCCTGTCCGAGGTACTGGTCGGACTGTGGCGCAACGTCACGATGACCATCGCCATGATCATCACGATGGCGGTGTCCCTGTTCATGCTGGGCGGCAGCGGTCTGCTGTACCAGAAGGTCGACGACATGAAGGACCTCTACTACAAGAACATCGAGGTCTCGGTCTTCCTCAAGACCGACGTCAGTGACGCGGACCGGCAGGCCCTGCAGACCAAGCTGGAGAGCGACCCGCTGGTCAAGCACGTCGACTACGTCGACAAGCAGGAGGCGTACAAGCGCTTCCAGGAGATGTTCCAGGACGCGCCCGACCTGATCAGCGCGGTCAAGGCGGACAGCCTGCCGCCGTCGCTGCGGCTCAAGCTGAACAACCCGGAGCAGTACAAGGACATCTTCAACCAGTACAAGGGCGAGGCCGGCGTCGACGAGATCGTCGACCAGAGCCGGCTGTTGGACAAGGTCTTCGGCGTCCTCACCGGCATCCAGACCTTCGCGCTGGCTCTGGCGATCTTCATGGCGGTCGCCGCGCTGCTCCTGGTGGCCAACACCATCCAGGTGGCCGCCTACAGCAAGCGCCGCGAGGTCGCGGTCATGAAGCTGGTCGGCGCCTCCAACTGGTTCATCCAGGCGCCGTTCGTGCTGGAGGCGGTGGTGGCCGGTCTGATCGGCTCGATCCTCGCCCTGGTGGCGCTGGCCGTCGGCAAGGTCTTCGCCGCCGGCGGGTCCCTGTCGGCGCTGGAGGGCCTGATCACCCCGATCTCCTGGTCCGACATCTTCCTGATGTTCCCGCTGATGGCGGGCGTGGGTGCCGTGGTCAGCGCGGCCACCGCGTGGATCACCCTCCGCTTCTACCTGCGGGTCTAG
- the ftsE gene encoding cell division ATP-binding protein FtsE — MIQLEQVTKTYPKASRPSLDNVSVSIEKGEFVFFIGPSGSGKSTIIKLLLHEVTPNKGRVIVNSKDVTSMRSWKRPHFRRSIGCVFQDFRLLPNRTAYENVAFALEVIGKTKAVARRVVPEVLELVGLGGKEHRYPHELSGGEQQRVAVARAFVNRPLILLADEPTGNLDPDTSIEIMRLLDRINRTGTTVVMVTHDSNIVNQMRRRVVEIESGRIVRDQARGVYG, encoded by the coding sequence GTGATTCAGCTTGAGCAAGTGACGAAGACGTACCCGAAGGCGTCCCGGCCTTCGCTCGACAACGTGTCCGTCTCGATCGAGAAGGGCGAGTTCGTCTTCTTCATCGGTCCATCCGGCTCCGGCAAGTCCACGATCATCAAGCTGTTGCTGCACGAGGTCACCCCCAACAAGGGGCGGGTCATCGTGAACAGCAAGGACGTCACGTCGATGAGGTCCTGGAAGCGACCCCACTTCCGGCGTTCCATCGGCTGCGTGTTCCAGGACTTCCGGCTGCTGCCGAACCGCACCGCCTACGAGAACGTGGCGTTCGCACTCGAGGTGATCGGCAAGACCAAGGCGGTCGCCCGCCGGGTCGTGCCGGAGGTGCTGGAGCTGGTCGGTCTCGGTGGCAAGGAGCACCGCTACCCGCACGAGCTCTCCGGTGGTGAGCAGCAGCGGGTCGCCGTGGCCCGGGCGTTCGTCAACCGTCCGCTGATCCTGCTGGCGGACGAGCCCACCGGAAACCTGGACCCGGACACCTCGATCGAGATCATGCGCCTGCTCGACCGGATCAACCGGACCGGCACGACCGTCGTGATGGTCACGCACGACTCCAACATCGTGAACCAGATGCGCCGCCGCGTCGTCGAGATCGAGAGCGGCCGCATCGTGCGCGACCAGGCCCGGGGCGTGTACGGCTGA
- the prfB gene encoding peptide chain release factor 2 — protein sequence MTAADYAEQLKELDATLRNIEAVLDLDKLREQKARLEQEASAPDLWDDQAKAQAVTSQLSYVNGEISKLGSLRSRLDDAGVLLELAEAESDPGVLTEVESEITGLTKAVQELEVRTLLSGEYDSREALVAIRAQAGGVDAADFAEMLLRMYLRWAERHGYPTEVYETSYAEEAGLKSATFAVKVPYAFGTLSVESGTHRLVRISPFDNQGRRQTSFAGVEVLPVVEQTDHIDIPENEVRVDVYRSSGPGGQSVNTTDSAVRLTHIPTGIVVTCQNEKSQLQNKASAMRVLQARLLERKRQEEEEKLKGFKSEGSGSWGEQMRSYVLHPYQMVKDLRTEQETGNPSAVFDGDLDGFIEAGIRWRKQQQMAGDAA from the coding sequence GTGACCGCTGCCGATTACGCCGAACAGCTCAAGGAACTCGACGCCACCCTGCGCAACATCGAGGCCGTGCTCGACCTGGACAAGCTGCGCGAGCAGAAGGCCCGACTGGAGCAGGAGGCCTCCGCCCCGGATCTCTGGGACGACCAGGCCAAGGCGCAGGCGGTGACCTCGCAGCTGTCGTACGTCAACGGCGAGATCAGCAAGCTCGGCAGCCTCCGCTCCCGGCTGGACGACGCCGGCGTGCTGCTGGAGCTGGCCGAGGCCGAGTCCGACCCGGGGGTGCTCACCGAGGTCGAGTCGGAGATCACCGGGCTGACCAAGGCCGTCCAGGAGCTGGAGGTCCGCACCCTGCTCTCCGGCGAGTACGACTCCCGGGAGGCGCTGGTCGCCATCCGGGCCCAGGCCGGTGGCGTGGACGCGGCGGACTTCGCCGAGATGCTGCTGCGGATGTACCTGCGCTGGGCGGAGCGGCACGGCTACCCGACCGAGGTCTACGAGACCTCGTACGCGGAGGAGGCCGGCCTGAAGTCCGCCACCTTCGCGGTCAAGGTGCCGTACGCCTTCGGCACGCTGAGCGTGGAGTCGGGCACCCACCGGCTGGTCCGGATCAGCCCGTTCGACAACCAGGGCCGCCGGCAGACCAGCTTCGCCGGGGTCGAGGTGCTGCCGGTGGTCGAGCAGACCGACCACATCGACATCCCGGAGAACGAGGTGCGGGTGGACGTCTACCGCTCCTCCGGGCCGGGCGGGCAGAGCGTCAACACCACCGACTCGGCGGTCCGGCTGACCCACATCCCCACCGGCATCGTGGTCACCTGCCAGAACGAGAAGTCGCAGCTGCAGAACAAGGCGTCGGCGATGCGGGTCCTCCAGGCCCGGCTGCTGGAGCGCAAGCGCCAGGAGGAGGAGGAGAAGCTGAAGGGCTTCAAGTCCGAGGGGTCAGGCTCCTGGGGCGAGCAGATGCGCTCGTACGTCCTGCACCCGTATCAGATGGTGAAGGATCTGCGTACCGAGCAGGAGACGGGCAATCCGTCCGCGGTCTTCGACGGCGACCTGGACGGTTTCATCGAGGCCGGCATCCGGTGGCGCAAGCAGCAGCAGATGGCCGGCGACGCTGCGTGA
- a CDS encoding PadR family transcriptional regulator, giving the protein MAESGVNPTAAALLGLLHDGPMTGGQLMAAAERRLAPYWSMTRSQVYRELPVLAEKGLVRLGKPGPRMSQPYALTAAGKRTFTRWLAENPGRDTIRNPIALRIAFGNLHSASQLKNLYASANEYHTEALAAVREQVKNAKKEGDAYDATALEFAVAYHRAALSWLKTAPVS; this is encoded by the coding sequence ATGGCGGAATCCGGAGTCAACCCGACGGCGGCGGCCCTGCTCGGCCTGCTGCACGACGGACCGATGACAGGCGGCCAGCTGATGGCCGCCGCTGAGCGGCGGCTGGCGCCGTACTGGTCGATGACGCGCAGTCAGGTCTACCGCGAGCTTCCGGTGCTGGCGGAGAAGGGCCTGGTGCGGCTGGGCAAGCCCGGGCCGCGGATGAGTCAGCCGTACGCGCTGACGGCGGCGGGGAAACGGACATTCACCCGCTGGTTGGCCGAAAACCCCGGCCGGGACACCATCCGCAACCCGATCGCGTTGCGGATCGCCTTCGGCAACCTGCACTCGGCGAGCCAGCTGAAGAACCTGTACGCCTCGGCGAACGAGTACCACACCGAGGCCCTGGCCGCGGTGCGGGAGCAGGTGAAGAACGCCAAGAAGGAGGGCGACGCGTACGACGCCACCGCCCTGGAGTTCGCCGTCGCCTACCACCGGGCCGCCCTGTCCTGGCTCAAGACCGCCCCGGTCAGCTGA
- the pruA gene encoding L-glutamate gamma-semialdehyde dehydrogenase, with translation MDAVFSVPEPRNEPVRTYEPGSTDRERLQRRLAELAADRIELPMTIAGEQRMAGGESIDVVQPHKHAHVLGVTGHATHDDARAAVKAAKDAAPMWRALPFEERAAIFLRAAELLAGPWRDTLNAATMLGQSKTAVQAEIDAACEFIDFLRFNVHFARQLLEAQPMSSPGVWNRFDHRPLEGFVYAVTPFNFTAIAGNLPSAPALLGNTVVWKPGPTQQFAAHFTMRLFEAAGLPPGVINMVTGRGEEVSDVVLADPDLAGIHFTGSTKVFQHLWKTVGENIAGYRGYPRLVGETGGKDFVVAHPSADADALHTALIRGAYEYQGQKCSAASRAYVPRSLWEGGLRDRLAATADSLTYGDVTDFSNFGGAVIDDKAFGRHTAALELISGDDSCRILAGGTADDSVGYFVRPTLFECADLAHETFTTEYFGPILGVHVFDDARFDDVVTQAESIAPYALTGSIFATDRRVVEAVAEKMRYAAGNFYINDKPTGAVVGQQPFGGARASGTNDKAGSWHNLVRWMSPRTIKETFVPPTDHTYPHMG, from the coding sequence ATGGACGCCGTGTTCTCCGTACCCGAGCCGCGCAACGAGCCGGTACGCACCTACGAGCCGGGCAGCACCGACCGGGAGCGGCTCCAGCGGCGGCTGGCCGAGCTGGCCGCCGACCGGATCGAGCTGCCGATGACCATCGCCGGTGAGCAGCGGATGGCCGGCGGCGAGTCGATCGACGTGGTCCAGCCGCACAAGCACGCGCACGTCCTCGGTGTCACCGGCCACGCCACCCACGACGACGCCCGCGCCGCGGTCAAGGCCGCCAAGGACGCCGCCCCGATGTGGCGTGCGCTGCCGTTCGAGGAGCGGGCCGCGATCTTCCTGCGCGCCGCCGAGCTGCTCGCCGGCCCGTGGCGGGACACCCTGAACGCGGCCACCATGCTCGGCCAGTCCAAGACCGCCGTGCAGGCGGAGATCGACGCGGCCTGCGAGTTCATCGACTTCCTCCGGTTCAACGTGCACTTCGCCCGGCAGCTGCTGGAAGCCCAGCCGATGTCCTCGCCGGGGGTGTGGAACCGGTTCGACCACCGCCCGCTCGAGGGCTTCGTCTATGCGGTCACCCCGTTCAACTTCACCGCGATCGCCGGCAACCTGCCGTCGGCCCCGGCGCTGCTCGGCAACACCGTGGTCTGGAAGCCGGGTCCCACCCAGCAGTTCGCCGCGCACTTCACCATGCGGCTCTTCGAGGCGGCCGGCCTGCCCCCGGGCGTGATCAACATGGTCACCGGGCGCGGCGAGGAGGTCTCCGACGTCGTGCTGGCCGACCCCGACCTGGCCGGCATCCACTTCACCGGCTCCACCAAGGTCTTCCAGCACCTGTGGAAGACCGTCGGCGAGAACATCGCCGGCTACCGGGGCTACCCCCGGCTGGTCGGCGAGACCGGCGGCAAGGACTTCGTGGTGGCGCACCCCAGCGCCGACGCGGACGCCCTGCACACCGCGCTGATCCGGGGCGCCTACGAGTACCAGGGCCAGAAGTGCTCGGCCGCGTCCCGGGCGTACGTGCCGCGGTCGCTGTGGGAGGGCGGGCTGCGGGACCGGCTGGCCGCCACCGCCGACTCGCTGACGTACGGCGACGTCACCGACTTCAGCAACTTCGGCGGCGCGGTGATCGACGACAAGGCGTTCGGCCGGCACACCGCCGCGCTGGAGCTGATCTCCGGTGACGACAGCTGCCGGATCCTGGCCGGCGGCACCGCCGACGACTCGGTCGGATACTTCGTCCGGCCGACCCTCTTCGAGTGCGCCGACCTGGCACACGAGACGTTCACCACTGAGTACTTCGGGCCGATCCTGGGTGTACACGTCTTCGACGACGCCCGCTTCGACGACGTGGTCACCCAGGCCGAGTCGATCGCCCCGTACGCGCTGACCGGGTCGATCTTCGCGACCGACCGTCGGGTGGTGGAGGCGGTGGCCGAGAAGATGCGGTACGCCGCCGGCAACTTCTACATCAACGACAAGCCGACCGGCGCGGTGGTCGGGCAGCAGCCGTTCGGCGGCGCCCGGGCCAGCGGCACCAACGACAAGGCGGGCTCCTGGCACAACCTGGTCCGCTGGATGTCGCCGCGGACGATCAAGGAGACCTTCGTCCCGCCGACCGACCACACGTACCCCCACATGGGCTGA
- a CDS encoding DUF6912 family protein, giving the protein MTDELVRVYVPATVPMLARLREQGLTAAEAHAVTPSLREWYAEGDEEELEYVAFTRAAQDALLLLRADPSAPRRRVVVSVDLPATAVGRVDGELGSSLVRLTESVPVRAVAAIHVDGAEAVDEVTAAVEVVVEAQAGDPDAQFTVDGAEDHELEWYDPSELDLLLRQAS; this is encoded by the coding sequence GTGACCGACGAGCTTGTCCGGGTGTACGTGCCGGCGACCGTCCCGATGCTGGCGCGGCTGCGCGAGCAGGGGCTGACCGCCGCCGAGGCGCACGCGGTCACCCCGAGCCTGCGCGAGTGGTACGCCGAGGGCGACGAGGAGGAGCTGGAGTACGTCGCCTTCACCCGGGCGGCCCAGGACGCCCTGCTGCTGCTCCGGGCCGATCCGTCCGCGCCGAGGCGTCGGGTGGTGGTCTCGGTGGACCTGCCGGCCACGGCGGTCGGGCGGGTGGACGGGGAGCTGGGGTCGAGCCTGGTCCGGCTCACCGAGTCGGTGCCGGTACGCGCGGTCGCCGCGATCCACGTCGACGGGGCGGAGGCGGTCGACGAGGTGACGGCCGCCGTCGAGGTGGTCGTCGAGGCGCAGGCCGGTGACCCGGACGCCCAGTTCACCGTCGACGGCGCCGAGGACCACGAGTTGGAGTGGTACGACCCCTCCGAGCTGGACCTGCTGCTGCGTCAGGCTTCCTGA
- a CDS encoding helix-turn-helix transcriptional regulator, which yields MEPRFLLLSDVAAELNVSDSQVYHMVRSGELPAIKIGGRGQWRVERARLEEYIQQKYAETAEWVRGNPLSDRDTE from the coding sequence GTGGAACCCAGGTTCCTGCTCCTGTCCGACGTGGCCGCCGAGCTGAACGTGTCGGATTCGCAGGTCTACCACATGGTGCGCAGCGGTGAGCTGCCCGCCATCAAGATCGGCGGCCGGGGTCAGTGGCGCGTCGAGCGCGCCCGGCTGGAGGAGTACATCCAGCAGAAGTATGCGGAGACCGCCGAGTGGGTGCGGGGCAACCCGCTCTCCGACCGCGACACCGAGTGA
- a CDS encoding Rv3235 family protein gives MVDTRRPPAPRPPVRLRPAPPIDPPFVDEDDAWFRPNADQLTLDLFDPRRRDPGRPVGRDPGRPAWHESLRSAGRHPELRPTPAGPGRHPAATPPPAARATATPEAARAAHRFTRTCLEILNGYRPPGQLRPLTDPGNVTEVAAELARAARRVGPVRRRATRPSVQLRRLRVCEPRTGAVEAAVVLSATGGGTWAMALRLEHRRGSWLCTTLQVL, from the coding sequence ATGGTCGACACCCGCCGCCCGCCGGCACCGCGTCCCCCGGTCCGGCTGCGCCCCGCACCCCCGATCGACCCGCCCTTCGTGGACGAGGACGACGCCTGGTTCCGGCCGAACGCCGACCAGCTCACCCTCGACCTGTTCGACCCGCGCCGGCGCGACCCCGGTCGACCGGTCGGACGCGATCCCGGCCGCCCCGCCTGGCACGAGTCCCTCCGCTCCGCCGGGCGTCACCCGGAACTCCGGCCGACCCCCGCCGGGCCGGGCCGACACCCGGCCGCCACCCCACCACCGGCCGCCCGGGCCACCGCCACCCCGGAGGCGGCCCGGGCCGCCCACCGCTTCACCCGCACCTGCCTGGAGATCCTCAACGGTTACCGGCCGCCGGGGCAGCTCCGGCCGCTCACCGATCCGGGCAACGTGACCGAGGTGGCCGCCGAACTGGCCCGTGCCGCCCGCCGCGTCGGCCCGGTACGCCGCCGCGCCACCCGCCCCAGCGTGCAACTGCGCCGGCTGCGGGTCTGCGAACCCCGTACCGGGGCGGTGGAAGCCGCCGTCGTGCTCAGCGCCACCGGCGGTGGCACCTGGGCGATGGCCCTGCGGCTCGAACACCGGCGGGGCAGCTGGCTCTGCACCACCCTCCAGGTCCTCTGA
- the secA gene encoding preprotein translocase subunit SecA — translation MSILEKVLRAGEGRMVRRLKAIAAAVNSIEDDYVNLTDDELRGLTAQYKERLADGETLDDLLPEAFATVREAAARVLGQRPYDVQVMGGAALHFGNIAEMKTGEGKTLTSVMAVYLNALSGKGVHVVTVNDYLAQRDAAWMGRVHEFLGLTVGVVLPNRPASEHRAAYECDITYGTNNEFGFDYLRDNMAWSRDELVQRGHGFAVVDEVDSILIDEARTPLIISGPAEHSARWYQEFAGVVARLQPGTDGEGDYEVDHSKRTIAITERGVAKVEDRLGIDNLYESVNTPLVGYLNNAIKAKELYKRDKDYIVSDGEVLIVDEFTGRILHGRRYNEGMHQAIEAKEGVEIKQENQTLATITLQNYFRLYEKLSGMTGTAQTEAGEFNKVYKVGVVTIPTHRPMVRLDRADVIYKTEKAKFNAVIEDIAERHQAGQPVLVGTVSVENSEILSTLLRRRGIPHSVLNAKFHAKEAEIVAQAGRKGAVTVATNMAGRGTDILLGGNAEFLAANELRQRGLDPVEQPEEYAKAMEEVLPTWKQACDVEAEEVAAAGGLYVLGTERHESRRIDNQLRGRAGRQGDPGESRFYLSLQDELMKRFRAGAVEAVMDRFNIPEDVPIESKMVTRQIKSAQAQIEGQNAEIRKNVLKYDEVLNKQRQVIYAERLRVLNGEDLSDQVRNMIDDVVGAYVVGATSDGYAEDWDLEQLWASLKQLYPVGITIDELEEEVGSRAGIDQDFLLARLKEDAHAAYDRREETLGEEAVRQLERMVLLQVIDRKWREHLYEMDYLQEGINLRAYAQRDPVIEYQREGFDMFATMMDGIKEETVGFLYNLEVQVEEPEPEAEEVQLLEKPVEIRAKGLNQHPQQQGLQYSAPTIDGEAGAGAVAVERPEEQAPALGLGRSGSPERPAAPTRPSAPRRPAAAGMSGQAVAASTARRAAPGQVDGSAEGPSRNAPCPCGSGRKYKRCHGAPNNGA, via the coding sequence GTGTCGATTCTGGAAAAGGTCCTTCGCGCGGGCGAGGGCCGCATGGTGCGTCGGCTCAAGGCCATCGCCGCCGCCGTCAACTCGATCGAGGACGACTACGTCAACCTCACCGACGACGAGCTGCGGGGCCTGACCGCCCAGTACAAGGAGCGGCTCGCCGACGGGGAGACCCTCGACGACCTGCTGCCGGAGGCGTTCGCCACGGTGCGCGAGGCGGCGGCCCGGGTGCTCGGCCAGCGGCCCTACGACGTCCAGGTGATGGGCGGGGCGGCGCTGCACTTCGGCAACATCGCCGAGATGAAGACCGGTGAGGGCAAGACCCTGACCTCGGTCATGGCGGTCTACCTCAACGCGCTCTCCGGCAAGGGCGTGCACGTGGTCACGGTGAACGACTACCTGGCCCAGCGGGACGCCGCCTGGATGGGTCGGGTGCACGAGTTCCTCGGCCTGACCGTCGGCGTGGTCCTGCCGAACCGGCCGGCCAGCGAGCACCGCGCGGCGTACGAGTGCGACATCACCTACGGCACGAACAACGAGTTCGGCTTCGACTACCTGCGCGACAACATGGCCTGGTCGCGGGACGAGCTGGTCCAGCGCGGTCACGGCTTCGCCGTGGTCGACGAGGTGGACTCGATCCTCATCGACGAGGCCCGCACCCCGCTGATCATCTCCGGCCCGGCCGAGCACTCCGCCCGGTGGTACCAGGAGTTCGCCGGCGTGGTGGCCCGCCTCCAGCCGGGCACCGACGGCGAGGGCGACTACGAGGTCGACCACTCCAAGCGGACCATCGCCATCACCGAGCGGGGTGTGGCCAAGGTCGAGGACCGGCTCGGCATCGACAACCTCTACGAGTCGGTGAACACCCCGCTGGTCGGCTACCTCAACAACGCGATCAAGGCCAAGGAGCTCTACAAGCGCGACAAGGACTACATCGTCAGCGACGGTGAGGTCCTGATCGTCGACGAGTTCACCGGCCGCATCCTGCACGGCCGTCGCTACAACGAGGGCATGCACCAGGCGATCGAGGCCAAGGAGGGGGTGGAGATCAAGCAGGAGAACCAGACCCTGGCCACCATCACCCTCCAGAACTACTTCCGCCTCTACGAGAAGCTCTCCGGCATGACCGGTACCGCCCAGACCGAGGCGGGCGAGTTCAACAAGGTCTACAAGGTCGGCGTCGTGACCATCCCGACGCACCGGCCGATGGTCCGCCTCGACCGGGCCGACGTGATCTACAAGACCGAGAAGGCCAAGTTCAACGCCGTCATCGAGGACATCGCCGAGCGGCACCAGGCCGGTCAGCCGGTGCTCGTCGGCACCGTCTCGGTGGAGAACTCGGAGATCCTCTCCACGCTGCTGCGCCGCCGCGGCATCCCGCACTCCGTGCTGAACGCCAAGTTCCACGCCAAGGAGGCGGAGATCGTCGCCCAGGCCGGGCGCAAGGGCGCGGTCACCGTCGCCACCAACATGGCCGGCCGGGGTACGGACATCCTGCTCGGCGGCAACGCCGAGTTCCTCGCCGCGAACGAGCTGCGTCAGCGCGGCCTCGACCCGGTCGAGCAGCCGGAGGAGTACGCCAAGGCGATGGAGGAGGTCCTGCCCACCTGGAAGCAGGCCTGCGACGTCGAGGCCGAGGAGGTGGCCGCCGCCGGTGGCCTCTACGTGCTGGGCACCGAGCGGCACGAGTCCCGCCGGATCGACAACCAGCTGCGGGGTCGGGCCGGCAGGCAGGGTGACCCGGGCGAGTCCCGCTTCTACCTCTCCCTCCAGGACGAGCTGATGAAGCGGTTCCGGGCCGGTGCGGTCGAGGCGGTGATGGACCGCTTCAACATCCCGGAGGACGTGCCGATCGAGTCGAAGATGGTCACCCGGCAGATCAAGAGCGCGCAGGCGCAGATCGAGGGCCAGAACGCCGAGATCCGCAAGAACGTCCTCAAGTACGACGAGGTGCTCAACAAGCAGCGCCAGGTCATCTACGCCGAGCGCCTCCGGGTGCTCAACGGCGAGGACCTCTCCGACCAGGTCCGCAACATGATCGACGACGTGGTCGGCGCGTACGTGGTGGGGGCCACCAGCGACGGCTACGCCGAGGACTGGGACCTGGAGCAGCTCTGGGCCAGCCTCAAGCAGCTCTACCCGGTGGGCATCACCATCGACGAGCTGGAGGAGGAGGTCGGCTCCCGGGCCGGCATCGACCAGGACTTCCTGCTCGCCCGCCTCAAGGAGGACGCGCACGCCGCGTACGACCGGCGTGAGGAGACCCTCGGCGAGGAGGCGGTCCGCCAGCTCGAGCGGATGGTGCTGCTCCAGGTCATCGACCGCAAGTGGCGCGAGCACCTCTACGAGATGGACTACCTGCAGGAGGGCATCAACCTGCGGGCGTACGCCCAGCGCGACCCGGTGATCGAATACCAGCGCGAGGGCTTCGACATGTTCGCCACCATGATGGACGGCATCAAGGAGGAGACGGTCGGCTTCCTCTACAACCTGGAGGTCCAGGTCGAGGAGCCCGAGCCGGAGGCCGAGGAGGTGCAGCTGCTGGAGAAGCCGGTCGAGATCCGCGCCAAGGGCCTCAACCAGCACCCGCAGCAGCAGGGCCTGCAATACTCCGCCCCCACCATCGACGGGGAGGCGGGCGCCGGTGCGGTGGCCGTGGAGCGGCCGGAGGAGCAGGCGCCGGCCCTGGGCCTGGGCCGGTCCGGGTCGCCGGAGCGGCCGGCCGCCCCGACCCGGCCGTCGGCCCCGCGTCGTCCCGCCGCGGCGGGCATGAGCGGTCAGGCGGTTGCCGCCAGCACCGCCCGTCGGGCGGCTCCGGGTCAGGTCGACGGCAGCGCGGAGGGCCCGTCCCGCAACGCGCCCTGCCCGTGCGGCTCCGGCCGGAAGTACAAGCGCTGCCACGGCGCCCCGAACAACGGCGCCTGA